ATCCATCAGCTTAACAGACACCTGGTTTTCTAAAAAAGAGATTTAAAAaagtcatgaatttggaaaaagatCACCAACATGAAAAAAcagtttgtgaattttaaaaagttcatgaattggagaaaatcttcatgaattttGGAAAAGTTCAAAAATACGATTTTTTTTTGCTAATTTAGAAAGTTTTCTAAAAAAGAGATTTAAAAAGTCATGAAGTTGGAAAAAGATCACCAACATGAAAAAcagtttgtgaattttaaaaagttcatgaattggagaaaatcttcatgaattttGGAAAAGTTCAAAAATACGATTTTTTTTGCTAATTTAGAAAGTTTTCTAAAAAGAGATTTAAAAaagtcatgaatttggaaaaagatCACCAACATGAAAAAcagtttgtgaattttaaaaagttcatgaattggagaaaatcttcatgaattttGGAAAAGTTCAAAAATACGATTTTTTTGCTAAGTTAGAAAATGTTCACTAATTtgaaaaagaaaatcaaaatatattaaaatgttcacaaatttggaaaactttcatGAATTTGTATaaattctatgaatttttaaatGTTCATGGACTTAAAAAttcttcatgaatttgaaaaaacttGCAGATTTGAAATTgttaacaaaaaataaaaaataagctcATGATTTTGAAACAGTTTGCGATTTCCAAAAATGTTTAGGAAATTGAAAAAAAAACCATGGAATATtttaaaaaggaaaagaagaattTTTTTTAAGATGAAACAAAAACCCCtgacaaaaccaaacaaaaaatggTGAAAGAGAAACCACAGAAAACCCAGTGGGAGGAGAGATATTGGGCCACAACTCGCTTAGATGTACCACAACTGGATCACTACCCGATCCTCCTCCCCGTCTCGAGGTACTCGATCTGGCAATGTGGGAGTTCAGTATAGCTCCGAAATGGATTGGTGAACTACATTGCCTACGGGTCCTCTCTCTTCAAGTCTTGCACCTGTTGAGTGACGAGTTTTGCGTTCTTGGAGAGCTTCCGTCCATCTGGTTCGACATGTTGAAGGTCTCCTAAGACAAGGTCGTGGTCGGCACGCGGTAATTCCCAATTCTGGAGTACTTTACGATCCGGTCTGATGAAGATGTCACCTCGTACCTAAGCTTCGAGGCAGGAGGTATGCCCATGCTACAAACGCTCATTCTGCGATTCGGCTGGAAAGTCGGCATGGAGTTTCTGACCTGGCTCAGGGACATCCGTGTGTGGCTCAAACACACCAGCTGTGTGTCAGGCGAAAATCGGCAACACATAAGCGCCAATGTTGAGTCTGCCTTCAAGAAAGCCGCATGGGTGCACCCAAGACATCCATCTGTCTCAGTCACCTTGCTAGCCGGTTAATTAATTTATTTGTCATCACGTGTAGAATTTGGAAATGTTTTGTCTTAGTAAAACTTGCCTGTATCTCGAACAGTATGTGTATTTATAGTTGTATATTTCTCAACATGTTTAATTACAATGGCAACAGAATATGCACATGCTGCGACTAGGAAGCAACAGAATATGTAAATGGCAACAACTTCAATCACTTGCAGCACCGTCTATCAGAACCGAATCATCACCAGCGATAATTAATTTGCTGGTGAGGTCTGATGGTCGCTGCAGGGGTGGAACACATGGATTCAAATCAAAACTTTAAGAGTAGGGACCGGAGACGATCACATCAGACATAAACTGGTACATGGAGCTCCCAACTCAACTAATCCAAAGCTCAAAGGAGTTAATTTCTGCTTCCCAAACAAACAGAGACAGATGGAAAAAAAATGTTACATGCAGCTTAAGAGATAGTAACAATCTCGATTTCACCTTGAAATTAGCAAAACCTTCTCAGGAATATCAACAACAGCTCATATATCCTAGTAAAAGCTTGGAACAGTGTATGcatctatcattttggggttaagAACGAAAAATATATCAACAACAGCCATTGTCCTAAAATAGTTCAGGAAAGTGCATCTTAGGCATTACATTAGAAAAATATCAACGGCagtgtcctaaaaatgtcagctagTTAGAACTGAATATTAGGAACCATGTTATGCTCTGCTATGCAAGGAGGCTGCAATCTAAATAGGAATCAAGTCACAGAACCAATAAAATTATCGCCATTAATAACTTATAGAGAATGTGTTGTATTCTACTACAAGTTACACCAAATTAAGAAATATGTATGGTATGTAAAGGATCACCGATCCTCGCTACCACATTTGAGTAAGCCGGAGCCTAGCTTCAAATATTGACACCACCAATTAAAATTCAGATGAAAAGTAAGATCGCCGAACTCACTAAATCATGCGTATTTAAGTTAAGGCACTCTCCAAGTTCGTGCCCAAGGATATCTATCTCCAGGTCCACATCTAAGTAAGATCTTGCAAATAGAAAAACTATGCTCTTCAAATCTCCTGTGACGATTACTTACGCAGCAACTTTCCTGTGGCAGCATTTAAAACAGTATTTTTATTTGTATAAGTATGTACTCCCGACTAACCTGCCTGGAAACAACTGAAAATACAAGGGGCAAATTAAGCAACACCATGGAAATCGGTTACCAGATCACAAACAGCCGCAATCTGACAACCAAAACACAAGCTTGCCAATATAAAGGAGCAGTGATGAAGAATGCGTAAACATGATGGCAAGCAGAAAACAGGCCCGCATAAAGAGAGGCAAAATATAACCAGGGCGCAAATTGTGTTCACATGATATTGCTCCAGTATAGTTTACAAACAATTGGATGGAACCCCCTACAATTCTGCAGCTATGAACAGCTAACTGTAAGGCGTGAATTTAACTAATGACATGAAGCAATGATACAAACAGAAGCAGGTGCAGATTTCAGTAACGAAAACAACCAGTGACCGGAAGAAACGTATCTTAATCACATTAGAATAGATGGATTTCTTACTAACAAAAGAATATCTACCAGATAAATCGAGGAGCAATTCTCAAAGTGCAGGCAAATCCCAGTCCTAAAATCTGAACACATGAGAGAATGAAACTGACAACACATATTTTGCACAACCATGATTCAGGAAAATATAATTAGACTTTAGGGTTCAGGAATAAAATTACCCGGAAAACACAAAGATCTTCTCTAAGGAATGACAATATCAATATATCAGAGTTCAGAAATAAAATTAACAGTTTCATAGGATTTAGCACTTAGAAATGACCAAACTGGCATGTAACAGCATACTAGAAAAAACAGCCAACATGTAGTCTGGCAAACAACACCAAAACAAGGAAGTACCCAGCTTATCAGACAGAGTGAAAACTTTGTTGCGCCATACACAGTAACCAATTTCCTTGGCCCGTTTTCGGTTCAAGTAAATCTGAAATTAGTTGGCACTTCCCCTTTGCAAGCAGTTGCATAGTCTTCAGCGAGGTGTGGTGCAGCTTCCTTGTGAGGGCATATATACTTCTCCACGAAATCCTTCTCGGCCCTCTTAACCACAGTATAGTAGCTCAGGTTGCGATCCACCAATCTATTTTCCTGGAGAAACTTTACAACGTAATACTGAGGCATGAGCCGGCCCTCCAGGCTATAATAGATTATGACGGGCCGATGAGCAATATACACCGGTTCCAACCCCAGTTCAGATAGCAAGAACTCAGACCTGCGCCTAAGCAGGTCTTTAGATCTCTTCAGCAACATTGGAGCCTTAGACAGAGCAATGGCCACCTCAGTATCGGACCACTTGAACGTCTTCTTCAAATAATCCACTTTGGCGGCAATCTTCTCCTCACCAAGGAATGAGACAGCCTGCAGCGCTTCCCTGAACATACCGGAGCCACGGCGCACGCCTAATCTTTCAGCACATGCCGCCATTGCCCGTATGCGCTCCGGGTTAGTTGCCAGTATCCTCGGCGCACTGATACACAGCTTGGCAATATCACAACCACCTAACCCGCACTCCTGCAGGGACACAATATTGGGCTTCAGCACCTTGTCAAGGTCGCTCGAGAGAAGGTGGGATTGATCCTTGAGCAGCCGGCGTAAGTTCTCGAATGAGCCGAAGAGGGGCAGGTAGTAGCGCAGCTTAGGGACGATGGCTCTGCAGCGGAAGCGGCGGTGAGCAAGCGAGACGAGGCCGCTAATCTCGGAATGCGAGAGGCCGAGGCCAGTGAGGCCGTCAACGACGGGGACCAAGGTTCTCTCCACGCCGGCGCAGAGGAAAAGCGGATCTttggcgacgacggcggcgacattgGCGCGGGAGAGGCCGAGGCCGGAGAGGAAGGCGAGGACGGCGTTGGGTTTGGCGGGGGATTTGAGGTGGGAGAGCTTCGAGGCGGCCTTGATGGCTTGGGATCGGGTGAGGCCGCAGGTGTCGACCAGGTACTCCTCGACGGCGAATCCACTGGGGTTCGGGGAAACGGGGGCTGCGCCTGCGCAGAGGAGGCGGCGGAGTGAGGAGATGCcagaggtggcggaggaggagacggcagaggtggcggaggaggagATGATATGGGAAGCGATGCGCTGCCGGAGATggagcatggcggcggcggcgacaccgCCGGCGGCGAGGAAGATATTTCTGATGGGATTTGCAACGGCAAGTGCGTATCGGTGGTGCTGGTCTACTGGGATGAGGTTTCGGCCTTTTATGGGTCCCAtctctttcttttttttccctAACCTCATAAATTCTATCGGAAACACTAAAAGTTTGATatatccctttttatccattttgataacaagtattttcggacggaggaagtagatGTTTAGGCATGAAAAATCTGAGGGTTTTGAGGGCAATTTATATGACAAAAAATGAACTGAGGCTGATTTGCCATGCTCGATAACTAAACTTGCCATCATCGGAGAAgataatttgccatgaaaaatgtttaaTTTGTCATGGTAAAAAATATGACGTCAGATTTATAATGAAGTCAAATTTTATTTGGAGACCCCTATAGCTGGCTGGCTGACAAACGCCATGGGGGAGGTTAGTGTGAACGTTTGGTTCTCTACGAAGAATCCCCTCGCGAACATTTTGGTTTGCGGGGAAACCTTCCCCGCATGGACCCCACGCCAGTTAGGCCCTCTGCTAGCCTCTCGGCCCAGTACCATTCCCTTTTACacagaaaaattaaaaatttgTAAAAAATATTTGTCATGATGTACATAAAAAAGATAGTATTAAAATTTGACTATAAGCTAAAGTTTTTTTTGGGGCATTTAAAGATCTTGGTGTTAAAAAACTGGCAGTCCTAAAAACACGACAAAAATTTCCGACGGCGAGGAAGAAATTTCCGATGGGATTAGCAAGTTTGCAATGGCAAGTGCGTATCTGTGGTCAAGGTGAGTGAGGAATGGGCTGGCTTAGTTGCACTTTTCGTGCGTTTTGGATTTTCGTTCGTTTGATTTCCTTATTAGCCCTTTCGTTGATTTtgccttttctttctgtttttttcttttttctttttctttttccctatttcctttcttttgtattttataaaagtaataaaaaatatataaaaaatacttaaGTTTGAAGCCAAGTTTGTGTTGTGCTAGAAAAATGTTGGTGCAACTTAAAAATTGTTTTTGAGACCATTCGGAAATAAAATACAGATGTATTCAAACAAAAAATGTTAGAAAAATGTAAAAATTTGTATctaatgtatttaaaaattgttaaatgtgtataaaaatttGTATCTAATGTATATGGAAAGTGTACAACGTGTATGATAAAAAGTAGATATCAAACATTACATATCAAAAAaattgttaatcatgtatttacaaAATGTTAATTCTGAATCAAAAATGTTCAGaggtatacaaaaaatgtagatcATGTATTGAAAACTTCAAAATATAATGTAAgttttctaaaatgttcatcatgtaaaGAAAAATGTATcagatgtatatgaaaaatgtataacGTGAATTAAAGAATGAACCTAAAAACATAAATATATATTAAATTATTGATCATGTATAAAAATGTTAATAatatatttaaaaatgttaaatgtgtataagaaAGTATTCTAGATGTATACGTAAACTGTAGAACATATATTTAAAACACTAAACATAAAAACAAAAGTTTCTATATAAAATGTTGATCacactaaaaaaatgttaatcatatatttcaaaataaaataaaaatgtatTTTTAGAAAAGGagaccctagccgcccctcctcctcctccctcccaaccctagccgcccctcctcctccttcctcctccctagccgcccctcctcctcttcccttcctcgccgccgcctgaggcggccgccgggcaagcccggggcgccaaggatggtggcggcggggcctcgatTGCCATGCCTCTACGTGGGGAACCCCGGATCTGGAGCGGCGACTTCATTGGCAAGGCACGATCGGCTTGCAGCCATGCGGGCGGTGGATTTGGCAtcccggccgcgcgggcggcggaatccggtggtcgttggcggccgACGGCAGTTTCTGCGGTGGCCGGTGCGCACGATCTGGCGTCCCGGCCGCACGGGCGGCGGAatccggtggtcgttggcggccggcggcggtTTCTGCGGTGGCCGGTGCGCACGatctggcgcctcccctcctcccctgttcgTTGTGCGGGCCAGTCGCCGGTTCTGTACAGGAGGCGCTGCTGGTGGCGGGGGTCTAGTTCGGGAGAAATCCCTGGTCGGCCATGGCCGGCCGCGTCGACGGCGATGCCTGAgggcgccgttcccctccttggaggcatcaGTATGGACTGATCCCCTCACTTccccttcccctaggtctcccgagcgaaagccctaactttgttgggcggcgacGGTGCTCACGGCAccgttccttcttgaaggcgccgctttggaaaCCTTGGGGCTGGGTgacgcttgtgggtggtgggcggcggtggtgcggccctatcctagcatggatctgcgtccgttgcttggagatggactcgtgtaggtggaggtcgtcgtttggcgtcatggcggcgtcgatggcggaggcacctgccaaggttggcacctcaatctgctctgaagatggaccggTGGAATatgacggcgacgacacatgtgagtgcgtcggaccggtttgtgccccggacccggtatgtggctcggtcggggcctccggctttagatgttaggcttgggtGAGAGGTATGGGTAtttggcccagcttgcaccccttcgTGATATGGATtggagtagcggcagatgttgccaagatgacgGATTCATGTatattgttgtactactttgtaaggttctggagaataatcaataaaatgaccgcatgcatcttccagatgcagaggtaggaggtcatcctccttttctaaaaaaatacatATGTATTGTTGAGACAAATAATAGAGGGAGTGTAGCACCCATGTTCTCTGGTCCCATGTATTTCTCGTTGCTTGGATATATATACTACCCAGTGTTCACACAAACAAAAGCAAACATACAGGATGAGCTAGTGGACTTGAAAGATTAGTACCTTTTAGCTAGTATTAAAAGGTTATAAATAAGAAACATAGCGGATGAGCTAGTGGCTTTGAAAGATTAGAGAAGAATGAAAGAAGTCGTGAGCTAGAAGCATTCAGGAGTAGGAGGCATCAGTAACAAGAGGAACATCCATGAAAACTGTAGGTGATAGGGTCGAGAATAGGCTAGAAGTAGCGCACACTATCACTGCTGACAACATCGAGGAAGCTGTTGGTGAGTCACCATAACACAACATGAGCAGGCTTTCACGGCTAGGAGTTACAGTGATGGTGCCTTGCTCCTTCCTGCCAGTTTGTTTCCAGTTTGCCGTCTTTTGTTGTGTCTGTTTGCATTTTGTATCTAATTGATtaatttcactacaggaaaaacacaTGTTGTTTTGTGTTTCTTGATAACGCGACTGTGCTTCATTGGTCGCTTGATTTGTAGCGTCTTAAGACATGTGTTTGCGTCAAGGCACACAGTGAAGGACGGCTCTGGTGACTCACCTGGATTCAAGGCAAAACAGTCTCCATTGATATAAGGTGTATTAGGTTTTTAAAAATCCCAATTTATTCAACTTTGATAAAGTTTAGATGCAAAAATATCGACAACTACAATACTAATTAAATATAATATGGAAATTAGTgccatgatgaatctaatgataccgATTTGGTATTACAGATGTAGATATATTTTTCTACAAATTTAGTCACTACAGAGGTTTGACATTTCAAATAACTAATACACTGTATATTTTAAAACAGTGGGAATAAGTTTCTTTTATTAAAAATCGAATAACACCAATGGTGCGCAGCAAAGCGCACCCAACATTTATAGTGTGTATGATGACTATCTTTAGTCACTGACATGAAGATAATTAGTATTTTTTACTCTCCGGTGCCCATCGTGTAATCAATACTATTTACTCTCCGGTGCCCATCGTGTTGGACTAACTTTATAGGAAAAAGTACCAATATTCACAGTATGAATCAATACTACTAGATGCAtcacaaaattaattttcataaaccATATAAtgttggtattgtagatgttgatatttttttaatacaaatttCGTTAAACTTTGgttagtttgactttgaccaaattttgTATGCAAAGTATTTCTTACGAAAAAaattataagagcgtttagatcacacTAAT
Above is a window of Triticum aestivum cultivar Chinese Spring chromosome 6B, IWGSC CS RefSeq v2.1, whole genome shotgun sequence DNA encoding:
- the LOC123135543 gene encoding transcription termination factor MTERF8, chloroplastic; translation: MLHLRQRIASHIISSSATSAVSSSATSGISSLRRLLCAGAAPVSPNPSGFAVEEYLVDTCGLTRSQAIKAASKLSHLKSPAKPNAVLAFLSGLGLSRANVAAVVAKDPLFLCAGVERTLVPVVDGLTGLGLSHSEISGLVSLAHRRFRCRAIVPKLRYYLPLFGSFENLRRLLKDQSHLLSSDLDKVLKPNIVSLQECGLGGCDIAKLCISAPRILATNPERIRAMAACAERLGVRRGSGMFREALQAVSFLGEEKIAAKVDYLKKTFKWSDTEVAIALSKAPMLLKRSKDLLRRRSEFLLSELGLEPVYIAHRPVIIYYSLEGRLMPQYYVVKFLQENRLVDRNLSYYTVVKRAEKDFVEKYICPHKEAAPHLAEDYATACKGEVPTNFRFT